From Humibacter ginsenosidimutans, a single genomic window includes:
- a CDS encoding GNAT family N-acetyltransferase, with protein MISALALRSKGHWGYSADFLEACRAELTYDAEECESGRMWVAEFEGADIVGFTLITGAPPTGELAALFVDPLAIGTGCGKMLLQHALSQATSRGYARLTLDADPGAEPFYLHFGATRTGSSPSASIPGRLLPQLTFSLPSPS; from the coding sequence GTGATCTCGGCCCTGGCGCTGCGTTCAAAGGGACATTGGGGCTACTCGGCGGATTTCCTGGAGGCGTGCCGAGCCGAGCTGACCTATGACGCCGAAGAGTGCGAGTCCGGCCGCATGTGGGTTGCCGAATTCGAAGGCGCTGACATAGTCGGCTTCACTCTGATAACAGGCGCGCCACCCACCGGCGAGCTGGCTGCCCTCTTCGTCGACCCGCTTGCAATCGGCACCGGGTGCGGCAAGATGCTGCTCCAGCATGCTCTGAGCCAGGCAACCTCACGCGGATATGCGCGACTGACGCTTGACGCCGATCCGGGTGCGGAACCGTTCTACCTGCACTTTGGCGCAACCAGAACCGGATCGAGCCCCAGCGCATCAATCCCAGGGCGGCTGCTTCCTCAACTGACCTTCTCGCTGCCCTCACCCAGCTGA
- a CDS encoding DeoR/GlpR family DNA-binding transcription regulator yields the protein MPDAPDSVPDAGAPATIRRQRMLSLIGERGFVRVGELSETFGVSDVTVRGDLTVLEGTQGIRRVHGGAMPRVTGATHELSFEEALESSAEEKWAIARAAAALVEPGMSVIVDVGSTCLAVARELVRRDELHDVTVITNGLTTAFELENAIPRFQVLVTGGTLRPLQHSLVAPLAAAMFTHVHADLAFIGCNGVDARAGITNINLPEAELKREMVLASTRAVVVADGSKAGQVHLGRIGDLLEFETVFLGASADTAALRELRRTHDRVVTVDA from the coding sequence GTGCCTGACGCGCCCGACTCCGTTCCCGACGCCGGCGCTCCCGCGACCATCAGGCGGCAGCGCATGCTCAGCCTCATCGGCGAGCGCGGATTCGTGCGCGTCGGCGAGCTGAGCGAGACGTTCGGTGTCTCCGATGTCACCGTGCGCGGCGACCTCACCGTGCTCGAGGGCACCCAGGGCATCCGTCGTGTGCACGGCGGAGCGATGCCGAGAGTGACGGGAGCGACGCACGAGCTTTCGTTCGAAGAAGCGCTGGAGAGCTCGGCCGAGGAGAAATGGGCGATCGCGCGAGCGGCGGCCGCCCTCGTCGAGCCGGGCATGAGCGTCATCGTCGACGTGGGCAGCACGTGCCTGGCCGTGGCGCGCGAGCTCGTGCGCCGCGATGAGCTGCACGACGTCACGGTGATCACGAACGGCCTGACCACGGCCTTCGAGCTGGAGAACGCCATTCCGCGGTTCCAGGTGCTCGTCACGGGCGGAACCCTGCGTCCCCTGCAGCACTCACTCGTCGCGCCGCTGGCCGCCGCGATGTTCACCCACGTGCACGCCGACCTCGCCTTCATCGGCTGCAACGGCGTGGACGCCCGCGCCGGCATCACGAACATCAACCTGCCCGAGGCCGAGCTGAAGCGCGAGATGGTGCTCGCCTCAACGCGTGCTGTGGTGGTGGCCGACGGATCGAAGGCTGGGCAGGTGCACCTCGGTCGCATCGGCGATCTGCTGGAGTTCGAGACGGTGTTCCTCGGCGCCTCCGCCGACACGGCGGCGCTGCGAGAGCTGCGCCGCACGCACGACAGGGTCGTCACGGTCGACGCGTAG
- the galT gene encoding galactose-1-phosphate uridylyltransferase, with protein sequence MGTITKREHRLADGRELFYFDDADTTLSPERAPDLRTLTPRPETATMRQDPLTGEWISIATARQNRVVLPPTELDPLAPQSPGNPSEIPSDYDVAVFENRSPSFGPLLTDEDAPHSLADLSEIGIGRVRTSIGRCEVVCFSPEHTGAFGSISASRARTVIEAWADRTAALSAIDGIQQVFPFENRGEAIGVTLGHPHGQIYAYPYITPRTQRLLASVEAYGSRLFGDILDFERAGERMLIAGTRWSAYVPFAARWPLEVHLMPHRQVPDFAHTTDDERAELATLYLRLLRGVDALYDTPTPYIAAWHQAPVNLHRDDVRLHLQLTSPRRAADKLKFLAGSEAAMGAWVGDIPPETQAAALREAIARADEENPV encoded by the coding sequence GTGGGCACCATCACGAAACGCGAACACCGCCTCGCCGACGGCCGCGAACTCTTCTATTTCGACGATGCGGACACCACGCTGTCGCCGGAGCGCGCACCCGACCTGCGCACGCTCACTCCCCGCCCGGAGACCGCCACCATGCGGCAGGACCCGCTCACCGGCGAGTGGATCTCGATCGCCACGGCGCGACAGAACCGCGTCGTGCTCCCGCCCACCGAGCTCGACCCGCTCGCCCCCCAGTCGCCTGGCAACCCGTCGGAGATCCCGAGCGACTACGACGTGGCCGTGTTCGAGAACCGGTCGCCGTCGTTCGGCCCGCTGCTGACCGACGAGGATGCCCCGCACAGCCTCGCCGACCTGTCCGAGATCGGCATCGGTCGTGTGCGCACCTCCATCGGCCGGTGCGAGGTCGTCTGCTTCAGCCCCGAGCACACCGGCGCGTTCGGCAGCATCTCGGCGTCTCGTGCCCGCACGGTGATCGAGGCGTGGGCTGACCGCACGGCGGCGCTGTCGGCGATCGACGGCATCCAGCAGGTCTTCCCCTTCGAGAACCGCGGCGAGGCGATCGGGGTGACGCTGGGGCATCCGCACGGGCAGATCTACGCCTACCCCTACATCACGCCGCGCACACAGCGGCTGCTCGCCTCGGTCGAGGCCTACGGGTCGAGACTGTTCGGCGACATCCTCGACTTCGAGCGGGCGGGCGAGAGGATGCTCATCGCAGGCACCCGCTGGAGCGCCTACGTGCCCTTCGCGGCGAGGTGGCCCCTCGAGGTGCACCTGATGCCGCACAGGCAGGTCCCCGACTTCGCGCACACCACCGACGACGAGCGCGCGGAGCTCGCGACCCTGTACCTGCGGCTGCTGCGCGGCGTCGACGCCCTCTACGACACGCCCACCCCCTACATCGCGGCATGGCATCAGGCTCCGGTGAACCTGCATCGCGACGACGTTCGGCTGCACCTGCAGCTCACCTCGCCGAGGCGTGCGGCCGACAAGCTCAAGTTCCTCGCCGGCAGCGAGGCCGCCATGGGAGCATGGGTCGGCGACATCCCGCCGGAGACCCAGGCTGCAGCCCTGCGCGAGGCGATCGCACGAGCCGACGAGGAGAATCCCGTATGA
- the galK gene encoding galactokinase — protein sequence MTDRSAALRARFTELFGHAPQGVWSAPGRVNLIGEHTDYNDGFVFPFAIDRRTVGALALREDRRIRLASSFTDHIVETSIADLGPGAEHGWQNYPLGVAWALGLLGADLDAVPGFDLFLDSDVPVGAGLSSSAAIESAVAVALNDVWRLDLDRKTLVKAGHLAENEVVGAPTGILDQSASLLGQADAGIFIDCRSLETDVIPLGFDEAGLEVLVMDTKVHHEHATGGYAARRASCEAGAKALGVESLREVSVADLPKARDVLDGETFRRVRHVVTENQRVLDTVRTLREQGPRAIGDLMDASHRSLRDDFEVSVPQLDLAVEISQNYGAIGARMTGGGFGGSAIALVPHELVSQVEAAVDAAFAEHGYAQPDLFGVVPSAGASRDE from the coding sequence ATGACCGACCGCTCCGCCGCACTGCGCGCCCGCTTCACGGAACTGTTCGGACACGCACCGCAGGGCGTCTGGTCGGCACCGGGCCGCGTGAATCTGATCGGCGAGCACACCGACTACAACGACGGCTTCGTGTTCCCGTTCGCGATCGACCGCCGCACCGTCGGCGCGCTGGCGCTGCGCGAGGATCGACGCATCCGCCTGGCGTCGTCGTTCACCGACCACATCGTCGAGACATCGATCGCCGACCTCGGGCCGGGCGCCGAGCACGGCTGGCAGAACTATCCGCTCGGCGTCGCCTGGGCGCTCGGCCTGCTGGGAGCCGACCTCGACGCGGTTCCCGGTTTCGACCTCTTTCTCGACTCCGATGTTCCGGTCGGCGCGGGACTCTCCTCGTCGGCCGCCATCGAGTCCGCGGTCGCGGTCGCCCTGAATGACGTGTGGCGGCTCGACCTCGACCGCAAGACACTCGTGAAGGCCGGGCACCTCGCCGAGAACGAGGTGGTCGGCGCCCCGACGGGCATCCTCGACCAGTCCGCGTCGCTGCTCGGCCAGGCCGACGCCGGCATCTTCATCGACTGCCGAAGCCTCGAGACCGACGTGATCCCGCTCGGGTTCGACGAGGCCGGGCTCGAGGTGCTGGTGATGGACACGAAGGTGCATCACGAGCATGCGACGGGCGGGTACGCGGCGAGGCGGGCATCCTGCGAGGCCGGCGCCAAAGCGCTCGGCGTCGAGTCGCTGCGCGAGGTGTCGGTGGCAGACCTGCCGAAGGCGCGCGACGTGCTCGACGGCGAGACGTTCCGCCGTGTGCGGCACGTGGTCACCGAGAACCAGCGTGTGCTCGACACCGTGCGCACGCTGCGCGAGCAGGGCCCGCGCGCCATCGGCGACCTGATGGATGCCTCGCACCGCTCCCTGCGCGACGACTTCGAGGTCTCCGTGCCGCAGCTCGACCTCGCGGTGGAGATCTCGCAGAACTACGGCGCCATCGGGGCGCGGATGACCGGCGGCGGCTTCGGCGGTTCGGCCATCGCCCTGGTGCCGCACGAGCTCGTGTCCCAGGTGGAGGCCGCGGTCGATGCGGCGTTCGCCGAGCACGGCTACGCGCAGCCCGACCTGTTCGGTGTGGTGCCGTCGGCGGGCGCCTCCCGCGACGAGTAG
- a CDS encoding gamma carbonic anhydrase family protein, translating to MTAHPDARLTALADRAFPEVATFAWAAPGAQLIGAVTLHDQASVWYNAVLRADNEPIVVGERSNIQDNCSCHVDNGFPLTLGSGVSVGHNAVLHGCTIEDDVLIGMHATVMNGAVIGTGSLVAAGALVTAGTVVPPRSLVAGVPAKVRRELSDDEVAGIRRNAEVYLEHLELHRGGTQL from the coding sequence ATGACAGCTCATCCCGATGCCCGTCTCACCGCACTCGCCGACCGCGCCTTCCCCGAGGTGGCGACCTTCGCCTGGGCTGCGCCCGGCGCTCAGCTGATCGGCGCTGTGACGCTGCACGATCAGGCGAGCGTCTGGTACAACGCGGTGCTGCGCGCCGACAACGAGCCGATCGTCGTCGGCGAGCGATCGAACATCCAGGACAACTGCTCGTGCCACGTCGACAACGGCTTTCCGCTCACCCTCGGCAGCGGCGTCTCGGTCGGACACAACGCCGTGCTGCACGGCTGCACGATCGAAGACGACGTGCTCATCGGCATGCACGCGACGGTGATGAACGGGGCCGTGATCGGGACGGGCTCGCTCGTCGCCGCGGGAGCGCTGGTGACGGCGGGCACCGTCGTGCCGCCTCGTTCCCTGGTGGCCGGAGTGCCGGCCAAGGTGCGACGCGAGCTGAGCGACGACGAGGTGGCGGGCATCCGTCGCAACGCCGAGGTGTACCTCGAGCATCTCGAGCTGCACCGCGGCGGCACCCAGCTCTGA
- a CDS encoding YbaK/EbsC family protein: MTIDTSHAAVQAVERQLRSHGITGEVRWLDEATPTAAAAAAALGIEVGAIANSLVFTLDDEPVLVMTSGGHRVDTAHLSELLGGKLRRASAETVRAATGQVIGGVAPTGHPAPLRTWVDTALREFPEIWAAAGHPHTVFPLTYQQLVELTGGTEVEVEPA; this comes from the coding sequence ATGACGATCGACACCTCTCACGCCGCCGTGCAGGCGGTCGAACGGCAGTTGCGCTCGCACGGCATCACCGGCGAGGTGCGTTGGCTCGACGAGGCGACGCCGACGGCGGCGGCCGCGGCCGCCGCGCTCGGCATCGAGGTCGGCGCCATCGCGAACTCGCTCGTCTTCACGCTCGATGACGAGCCCGTGCTCGTCATGACGTCGGGCGGGCACCGAGTCGACACCGCCCATCTGAGCGAGCTGCTGGGCGGAAAGCTCCGACGGGCATCCGCCGAGACCGTGCGGGCGGCGACGGGACAGGTGATAGGCGGCGTCGCGCCGACCGGCCACCCCGCACCGCTGCGCACGTGGGTCGACACGGCGCTGCGGGAGTTTCCGGAGATCTGGGCCGCCGCGGGGCATCCGCACACGGTCTTCCCGCTCACGTATCAGCAGCTCGTCGAGCTGACCGGCGGCACCGAGGTCGAGGTCGAGCCGGCGTAA
- a CDS encoding cysteine hydrolase family protein — translation MTGAPRSAPWLVVIDMQTVFGDPESGWYTPRFEEARAGIRRLMPAFGDRVVHTRFEAPVRPSGAWVAYYEQWPWALVPGDSSLYDLVDQPDATHRLVTETTFGKWGPVLEAATAGSRELVLAGVSTDCCVISTALPAADAGVHVRIATDACAGATDADHARALDAMALYAPLIELTDVDAVLATLDR, via the coding sequence ATGACCGGTGCGCCGCGCTCCGCGCCGTGGCTCGTCGTGATCGATATGCAGACCGTGTTCGGCGATCCCGAGAGCGGCTGGTACACGCCGCGATTCGAGGAGGCGCGGGCGGGCATCCGGCGGCTGATGCCCGCCTTCGGCGACCGGGTCGTGCACACGAGGTTCGAGGCTCCTGTACGGCCCTCCGGAGCGTGGGTCGCGTACTACGAGCAGTGGCCGTGGGCGCTGGTGCCGGGCGATTCGTCGCTGTACGACCTCGTCGATCAGCCGGATGCCACGCATCGCCTCGTCACCGAGACGACGTTCGGCAAGTGGGGCCCGGTGCTCGAGGCGGCGACCGCAGGCTCGCGTGAGCTCGTGCTCGCCGGCGTCTCCACCGACTGCTGTGTCATCTCGACAGCGCTGCCCGCTGCCGACGCCGGGGTGCACGTGCGCATCGCAACGGATGCCTGCGCGGGCGCCACCGACGCCGACCACGCCCGCGCGCTCGACGCGATGGCCCTCTACGCACCGCTCATCGAGTTGACCGACGTCGACGCGGTGCTCGCTACGCTGGATCGATGA